In Leptospira noumeaensis, a single genomic region encodes these proteins:
- a CDS encoding toxin-antitoxin system HicB family antitoxin, with the protein MNKKNVLTIRIPEDLKERIEKTAATQGVSLNQFALYAFTRGISDIDTANFLKKRIQGKTKESIEDGFKKVMGKVGKKDKLPSWDKL; encoded by the coding sequence ATGAATAAGAAAAATGTTTTAACTATTCGTATTCCTGAAGATTTGAAAGAGAGAATTGAAAAAACTGCTGCTACGCAAGGTGTATCTCTTAATCAATTTGCTTTATATGCTTTTACAAGAGGTATAAGTGATATTGATACTGCTAACTTTCTCAAAAAACGAATTCAAGGAAAAACTAAAGAATCAATTGAAGATGGATTCAAAAAAGTTATGGGAAAAGTTGGAAAGAAAGATAAACTTCCCAGCTGGGATAAACTTTAA
- a CDS encoding PIN domain-containing protein, which translates to MIYQALRDNRGASHFILNLVENRRIELALSTPVFTEYSDVLLRDKSLSDLALSKKEINLVLDFIAFVATPFSINYLLRPNLSDENDNLFVELAFASNSRYLITSNIKDFNLKNELKFDSFKVITPTDFAKFWRLNYE; encoded by the coding sequence GTGATTTATCAAGCTCTTAGGGATAATAGAGGGGCTTCACATTTTATACTTAACTTAGTCGAAAACAGAAGAATTGAGTTGGCTTTATCCACACCTGTTTTTACCGAATATTCAGATGTTTTATTAAGAGATAAGTCACTTTCTGACCTAGCTTTGTCAAAGAAGGAAATCAACTTGGTTTTGGACTTCATAGCTTTTGTGGCTACGCCTTTTTCTATTAACTATCTACTTAGACCTAATCTTAGCGACGAAAACGATAATCTCTTTGTCGAACTTGCTTTTGCGAGTAACAGTAGATACTTAATTACTTCAAATATTAAGGATTTTAATCTTAAAAATGAACTCAAATTTGATTCTTTTAAAGTTATCACACCTACTGATTTTGCTAAATTCTGGAGATTAAATTATGAATAA